A single genomic interval of Flavobacterium sp. N2820 harbors:
- a CDS encoding sensor histidine kinase: protein MIIANLKKQSRTVLLLLIPFLIVIFLFSIFIYFSVSNYSEKNFFKLLEARAYKVAKERLDEKITKSDPNSPEKLPHEKDFFIPIDNSLNLTEQVQKIGIPASFFESVINNRSAEFVSEKYLYKGIRYQSISGDYIVITAAENYFEINQADNLIRTLLFAILASIILILYIALYFSKNIFKPISEITEQVKEISSENLHLRLNDSNRSDELNELARTFNNMLDRIETSFETQNNFISNASHELRTPLTAIIGEADVVLTKPRANEEYVETLKIILQEADKLDNKTKALLFLAQTGFNGKVQKFDKVRIDQLLWDVKENLESLNPKSKIYLDMELLPENPMKLKVNGNVQLLHLALSNIINNGCKYSNFEMVTVSIGASDDFVYIVIKDNGIGIPENEIKYIYDPFFRATNTKNFEGYGIGLPLTRNIIRMHKGTLLVNSIENKGTTVQITLPVWQPEIS, encoded by the coding sequence ATGATTATAGCCAATTTAAAAAAACAATCGAGAACCGTTTTATTGCTATTAATTCCTTTTTTAATAGTTATCTTTTTGTTTAGTATTTTTATTTATTTCTCGGTTTCAAATTATTCCGAAAAGAATTTTTTTAAATTATTGGAAGCCCGAGCCTATAAAGTGGCAAAAGAACGTTTGGACGAAAAAATTACAAAATCAGATCCAAATTCGCCGGAAAAATTACCTCATGAAAAAGACTTTTTTATTCCCATAGATAATTCGTTAAATTTAACTGAACAAGTACAAAAAATTGGAATTCCCGCTTCGTTTTTTGAATCGGTAATTAATAATCGTAGTGCAGAATTTGTCTCAGAAAAATATTTATACAAAGGAATTCGATACCAATCTATTTCTGGAGATTATATTGTAATTACTGCTGCTGAAAATTACTTCGAAATCAATCAAGCCGATAATTTAATCCGAACTTTATTATTTGCTATTTTGGCTTCTATTATTTTAATCCTTTATATCGCATTATACTTTTCTAAAAATATTTTTAAACCCATTTCTGAAATTACAGAACAAGTAAAAGAAATTAGTTCCGAAAATTTACACCTTAGATTAAATGATAGCAATAGAAGTGATGAATTAAATGAATTAGCAAGAACTTTTAACAACATGCTCGACCGAATTGAAACTTCCTTTGAAACACAAAACAACTTTATTAGCAACGCTTCGCACGAATTAAGAACGCCTTTAACTGCCATTATTGGCGAAGCTGATGTTGTTTTAACCAAACCAAGAGCGAATGAAGAATATGTGGAAACATTGAAAATTATTCTTCAAGAAGCTGATAAATTAGACAACAAAACCAAAGCTTTATTGTTCTTGGCACAAACGGGTTTTAATGGAAAAGTACAAAAATTTGATAAAGTTCGAATTGATCAATTACTTTGGGATGTTAAAGAAAACCTTGAAAGTTTAAATCCGAAAAGTAAAATTTACTTGGATATGGAATTACTTCCCGAAAATCCTATGAAACTTAAAGTAAACGGAAATGTTCAATTACTCCACTTGGCATTGAGCAACATTATCAACAATGGCTGTAAATACTCAAACTTTGAAATGGTTACCGTGTCAATTGGCGCTTCAGATGACTTTGTTTATATTGTAATTAAAGATAATGGAATTGGGATTCCAGAAAACGAAATCAAATACATTTATGATCCGTTTTTTAGAGCAACTAATACTAAAAATTTTGAAGGATATGGAATTGGACTTCCTCTTACCCGAAACATCATTAGAATGCACAAAGGAACTTTGCTAGTAAATTCAATCGAAAACAAAGGAACAACTGTTCAAATTACACTTCCTGTTTGGCAACCTGAAATCAGTTGA
- a CDS encoding YoaK family protein, with the protein MLRKYSNSRSLSDNIKLGTLTAFTAGMVNIGSLLLFFSFSSNVTGHYAILASEIVKGNFYQIAVVFSWIFLFFFGSFVSNLMVIHFNQKNAYLAHALPLILEIICLVAVGIYGQFYYKETLTETETLLALMLFAMGLQNGLTASISNFTVKTTHLTGTTTDLGILFSMFTKAEYRNNEALKGKAKLLLSIAGSYLFGAILAGFTYMYLGFKMFYAVSVVLVVVIFYDLYKLRVKRFFIQRNARRLHIENLGSYIKLNREKEESIAS; encoded by the coding sequence ATGCTGAGAAAATATAGTAACAGTCGATCACTATCAGACAATATAAAACTAGGAACGCTTACCGCATTTACTGCTGGAATGGTAAATATCGGCTCGCTGTTATTGTTTTTTTCCTTTTCCTCTAATGTAACAGGGCATTACGCTATTTTAGCTTCAGAAATTGTAAAGGGAAACTTTTACCAAATTGCTGTGGTCTTTTCGTGGATTTTCTTATTCTTTTTTGGCAGTTTTGTATCTAATTTAATGGTAATTCATTTTAACCAAAAAAACGCTTATTTGGCACACGCTTTACCTTTAATTTTAGAAATCATTTGTTTGGTTGCTGTGGGCATCTATGGTCAATTCTATTACAAAGAAACCTTAACCGAAACGGAAACCCTTTTAGCTCTAATGTTGTTTGCCATGGGATTACAAAACGGATTAACTGCAAGTATTTCTAATTTTACTGTAAAAACCACCCATTTAACAGGTACAACAACCGATTTAGGTATTTTATTTTCCATGTTTACTAAAGCAGAATATCGAAATAATGAAGCCTTAAAAGGAAAAGCAAAATTATTATTATCAATTGCTGGTTCTTATTTGTTTGGTGCTATTTTAGCCGGATTTACCTACATGTATCTTGGTTTCAAAATGTTTTACGCTGTAAGTGTTGTCTTGGTCGTAGTTATCTTTTATGATTTATACAAATTAAGAGTAAAACGCTTCTTCATACAAAGAAACGCAAGAAGATTACACATCGAAAATCTTGGAAGTTATATAAAATTAAATCGTGAAAAAGAAGAATCTATTGCCTCCTAA
- a CDS encoding DinB family protein, with protein MEATFRIWETSRSIYLKFLENYSLEQLNTIPVGMSNNLIWNMGHVLVSQQKLVYALSGLPMHISDSLFEKYQNGSRPDGKTTQAEVDEIKKLLLEMIEKTKSDFEARIFKEFHPYQTKTGFYLGTLKEAMEFNNYHEGIHLGIMMSIKKFL; from the coding sequence ATGGAAGCAACTTTTAGAATTTGGGAAACCAGTAGAAGTATTTATTTAAAATTTTTAGAGAATTATTCATTAGAGCAATTGAATACAATTCCAGTAGGAATGAGCAATAATTTGATTTGGAATATGGGTCACGTTTTGGTTTCACAGCAAAAATTAGTGTATGCCTTATCAGGATTACCGATGCATATTTCGGATTCACTTTTTGAGAAATATCAAAATGGTTCTCGACCAGATGGAAAAACTACGCAAGCCGAGGTTGATGAAATTAAGAAGTTACTTTTAGAAATGATTGAAAAAACCAAATCTGATTTTGAAGCAAGAATTTTCAAAGAATTTCATCCATATCAGACAAAAACAGGGTTTTATTTAGGAACATTAAAAGAAGCAATGGAATTCAACAATTATCACGAAGGGATTCATCTAGGAATTATGATGTCGATAAAAAAATTTCTATAA
- a CDS encoding arsenate reductase family protein, translated as MNKIYYLASCDTCRKIIKSLPNSNQLTFIDIRQNPISESDLEEMYQLSGSYEALFSKKAQLYKSLGLKDKNLTEADYKKYLLEHYTFLSRPVVLFNNEIFIGNTQPNVLKLTKALQSV; from the coding sequence ATGAACAAAATATATTACTTGGCTTCGTGTGATACGTGCCGAAAAATCATCAAATCGTTGCCAAATTCTAATCAGTTAACATTTATTGATATTCGTCAAAATCCAATCTCAGAAAGCGATTTGGAAGAAATGTACCAACTTTCAGGAAGCTACGAAGCACTTTTTAGTAAAAAAGCACAATTATATAAATCATTAGGATTAAAAGATAAAAATCTAACCGAAGCCGATTACAAAAAATACCTTTTAGAACATTACACATTTTTGAGTCGTCCTGTTGTTCTTTTTAATAATGAAATTTTTATTGGAAACACGCAACCCAATGTCCTTAAATTAACGAAAGCTCTTCAAAGTGTCTAA
- a CDS encoding DMT family transporter, whose protein sequence is MSKRSWALFAATLVSIIYGVTFTIAKDVMPKYVDAFGFIVMRVGGSVLLFWLISFFGPKEKIAKEDFPRIIAAAFFGVALNMLTFFKGLSYTSPIMGAVLMVTTPMIVLVLSAFIMKERMENRKVIGIILGLAGTTTLILYGKSMVNAPNASLGNLLVFINAVSYGFYLIIVKKLMDKYNAFTFVKWIYTFGFLMVLPFGWNEFQAVDFAHLPTAIFWKIAFVVVFSTFLTYLLNLVSMRELKPTTVAVFIYLQPLFATIFAVSLGKDDLTLIKLISAVLIFVGVYLVTQKK, encoded by the coding sequence GTGTCTAAAAGAAGTTGGGCGTTATTTGCCGCTACCTTAGTTTCCATCATTTACGGTGTAACCTTTACAATTGCTAAAGATGTAATGCCTAAATACGTTGATGCATTCGGATTTATCGTGATGCGCGTTGGTGGTTCTGTTCTATTATTTTGGTTAATTTCATTTTTTGGACCCAAAGAAAAAATTGCTAAAGAAGATTTTCCTAGAATTATTGCAGCAGCCTTTTTTGGAGTAGCTTTAAACATGCTAACTTTTTTCAAAGGATTAAGTTACACTTCGCCCATTATGGGAGCCGTTTTAATGGTAACCACTCCAATGATAGTGCTGGTTTTATCGGCTTTCATTATGAAGGAACGCATGGAAAACCGAAAAGTTATAGGAATTATTTTAGGTTTAGCTGGAACAACAACATTAATTCTCTATGGAAAATCAATGGTCAATGCTCCTAATGCATCATTAGGAAATTTATTAGTGTTCATCAATGCCGTTTCGTATGGATTTTACTTGATTATTGTGAAGAAATTAATGGATAAATACAACGCATTTACCTTTGTAAAATGGATTTATACTTTTGGTTTCTTGATGGTATTACCTTTTGGTTGGAACGAATTTCAAGCCGTAGATTTTGCTCATTTACCAACTGCTATTTTCTGGAAAATTGCTTTTGTAGTCGTGTTTTCAACCTTCTTAACCTATTTACTAAATTTAGTTTCGATGCGAGAATTAAAACCTACAACTGTAGCAGTTTTCATTTATTTACAACCGCTTTTTGCTACTATTTTTGCCGTAAGTTTAGGAAAAGACGATTTGACTTTGATAAAATTGATTTCGGCTGTGCTAATATTTGTTGGAGTTTATTTGGTTACCCAGAAAAAGTAG
- a CDS encoding YicC/YloC family endoribonuclease: MIHSMTGFGKASLQLPTKKITVEIKSLNSKGLDLNTRMPSVFREMELGLRNQISQRLERGKVDFSLYVEVTGEETTSKINVPIVKGYINQMKAVIPTADETELMKMAVRMPDALKTERDEIDENEWKQIQTVIDEALENIANFRKDEGASLEKEFQLRISNINNLMNEAVSYDAERVETVKTRLRTALDELKVNVDENRFEQELIFYLEKYDITEEKVRLGNHLNYFLETLNGTEANGRKLGFITQEMGREINTMGSKSNHTEMQKLVVMMKDELEKIKEQVLNVL, translated from the coding sequence ATGATACACTCCATGACAGGTTTTGGGAAAGCTTCTTTGCAATTACCAACCAAAAAAATTACCGTAGAAATCAAATCGCTAAACAGTAAAGGTTTAGACTTAAATACACGTATGCCATCGGTTTTTCGTGAAATGGAATTGGGTTTACGCAATCAAATTTCGCAACGTTTAGAGCGTGGAAAAGTAGATTTTTCGCTTTATGTGGAAGTTACAGGCGAAGAAACGACTTCAAAAATAAATGTGCCGATTGTAAAAGGATATATCAACCAAATGAAAGCGGTTATTCCAACTGCTGATGAAACGGAATTAATGAAAATGGCTGTTCGTATGCCCGACGCATTAAAAACCGAGCGCGACGAAATTGATGAAAACGAATGGAAACAAATCCAAACCGTGATTGATGAAGCCTTGGAAAACATCGCGAATTTTAGAAAAGACGAAGGTGCTTCATTAGAAAAAGAATTCCAATTGCGTATTTCAAACATCAATAATTTAATGAACGAAGCGGTTTCTTACGATGCTGAACGCGTTGAAACCGTAAAAACTCGTTTACGTACTGCTTTAGACGAATTAAAAGTAAATGTTGATGAAAATCGTTTCGAGCAAGAATTGATTTTTTATCTAGAAAAATACGATATTACCGAAGAAAAAGTGCGTTTGGGTAACCATTTGAACTATTTCTTAGAAACCTTAAACGGAACAGAAGCCAACGGAAGAAAATTAGGTTTCATCACCCAAGAAATGGGAAGAGAAATCAATACAATGGGTTCAAAATCCAACCATACCGAAATGCAAAAATTGGTAGTAATGATGAAAGATGAATTGGAAAAGATTAAGGAGCAAGTATTAAACGTTTTATAA
- the gmk gene encoding guanylate kinase → MTNGKLLVFSAPSGSGKTTIVRHLLAQPDLNLEFSISCTTREPRGEEVHGKDYYFISWDEFKKHIKAEDFVEWEEVYTDNFYGTLKAEVERIWALGKHVIFDIDVAGGLRIKSKFPNETLAVFVKPPSVDELKRRLKQRSTESEDKINMRIAKASVELATAPQFDTIIKNYDLDVAKEDAYKLVKDFINK, encoded by the coding sequence ATGACCAACGGAAAATTATTAGTATTCTCTGCGCCATCAGGTTCAGGAAAAACCACTATAGTAAGACATTTATTAGCCCAACCCGATTTGAATTTAGAATTTTCGATTTCGTGTACCACGCGTGAACCACGTGGTGAAGAAGTACACGGAAAAGATTATTATTTTATTTCTTGGGACGAATTCAAAAAGCATATTAAAGCGGAAGATTTTGTAGAATGGGAAGAAGTGTACACCGATAATTTCTACGGCACTTTAAAAGCCGAAGTAGAACGCATCTGGGCTTTAGGAAAACACGTAATTTTTGATATTGACGTTGCGGGCGGATTGCGTATCAAAAGCAAATTTCCAAACGAAACCTTAGCTGTTTTTGTAAAACCACCAAGTGTTGACGAATTAAAACGTCGTTTAAAACAACGTTCTACTGAAAGCGAAGACAAAATCAACATGCGTATTGCAAAAGCATCTGTGGAATTAGCAACCGCACCACAATTTGACACCATCATCAAAAATTATGATTTAGATGTGGCCAAAGAAGATGCATACAAATTGGTAAAGGATTTTATAAATAAATAA
- the nadD gene encoding nicotinate (nicotinamide) nucleotide adenylyltransferase, which yields MKIGLYFGTFNPIHIGHLIIANHMAEHADLDQIWMVVTPHNPHKQKSSLLDDYHRLHMVHLATEDYPKIQPSDIEFKLPQPNYTVNTLAHLQEKFPKHEFSLIMGEDNLNSLHKWKNYEIILQNHDIYVYPRLNSGEIDAQFVNHRKIHRVGAPVIELSSTFIRESIKNSKNVVPMLPNKVWEYVEHNNFYKK from the coding sequence ATGAAAATCGGATTGTATTTCGGAACGTTTAATCCCATTCACATTGGGCATTTAATTATTGCCAATCACATGGCAGAGCATGCTGATTTGGATCAAATTTGGATGGTCGTTACACCTCATAATCCACACAAACAGAAAAGTTCGTTGTTAGATGATTATCATCGTTTGCACATGGTGCATTTGGCAACCGAAGATTATCCGAAAATCCAACCTTCGGATATCGAATTCAAATTACCGCAACCAAATTATACCGTAAATACCTTAGCGCATTTACAAGAAAAATTCCCAAAACATGAATTTTCATTAATCATGGGTGAAGATAATTTGAACTCGCTACATAAGTGGAAAAACTACGAAATCATTCTTCAAAACCATGATATTTATGTCTATCCGCGACTAAATTCAGGAGAAATCGATGCGCAATTTGTGAATCATCGTAAAATTCATCGTGTAGGTGCACCTGTTATAGAATTGTCTTCAACATTTATTCGCGAAAGCATTAAAAATAGTAAAAATGTAGTTCCTATGTTACCGAATAAAGTTTGGGAATATGTGGAGCATAATAACTTTTATAAAAAGTAA
- a CDS encoding type IX secretion system membrane protein PorP/SprF yields the protein MKKTIILIGLLLLTSSSLLAQQESLITFYRNHLNLVNPAYVGVGESTSFQSTIRQQWTGIAEAPSTQAVSLTTPIGSKNLALGISFIQDKVFIEKQSFVAIDFSYKVKLSSALDLHMGIKAGGNNYEVNTKGLETYNVVMDPSLEPISRFNPNIGVGFYLKHDKYYISLSTPKMLNTERAKNENGYATVATDRVHYYLSSGYNFTLSPMVELVPSFMVRYVNGAPFSTDFTATTIVNKTIHLGATYRTDKSVAGMAQFDVSKKMTLGYAYEYSLRSELLGRANGSNEFFIRFRFR from the coding sequence ATGAAAAAAACAATTATTCTAATAGGCTTACTGCTTTTAACAAGCAGTAGCCTTTTAGCTCAGCAAGAAAGTTTAATTACATTCTATAGAAATCATCTAAACCTAGTAAATCCTGCATATGTAGGAGTAGGAGAATCGACAAGTTTTCAGTCAACAATTAGACAACAATGGACAGGTATTGCAGAAGCCCCTTCTACTCAGGCTGTGTCATTAACCACACCAATTGGCAGCAAAAACCTTGCTTTAGGTATTTCATTTATACAAGACAAAGTATTTATAGAAAAGCAATCTTTTGTAGCAATAGATTTCTCATATAAAGTAAAACTTTCAAGTGCATTAGACTTGCATATGGGGATAAAAGCTGGAGGAAATAACTATGAGGTAAATACAAAGGGCTTAGAAACTTATAATGTTGTTATGGATCCAAGTTTGGAGCCAATCTCTAGATTCAATCCAAACATTGGTGTAGGTTTTTATTTAAAACATGATAAATATTATATTTCGTTATCAACACCAAAAATGTTGAATACGGAGCGTGCTAAAAATGAAAATGGTTATGCTACAGTAGCAACTGATAGAGTGCATTATTACCTATCAAGTGGTTATAATTTCACATTGAGCCCTATGGTTGAGTTAGTACCTTCTTTTATGGTTCGATATGTAAATGGAGCACCATTTTCAACAGATTTTACAGCAACTACAATTGTTAATAAAACTATTCATTTAGGAGCAACTTACCGTACAGATAAATCGGTAGCAGGTATGGCACAGTTTGATGTTAGTAAAAAAATGACCTTAGGATATGCATATGAATATAGTTTAAGAAGCGAACTTTTAGGCAGAGCTAATGGTTCTAATGAATTCTTTATACGTTTTAGATTTAGATAA